From a single Phocoena sinus isolate mPhoSin1 chromosome 1, mPhoSin1.pri, whole genome shotgun sequence genomic region:
- the LZIC gene encoding protein LZIC, translating into MASRGKTETSRLKQNLEEQLDRLMQQLQDLEECREELDTDEYEETKKETLEQLSEFNDSLKKIMSGNMTLVDELSGMQLAIQAAISQAFKTPEVIRLFAKKQPGQLRTRLAEMDRDLMVGKLERDLYTQQKVEILTALRKLGEKLTADDEAFLSANAGAILSQFEKVSTDLGSGDKVLALASFEVEKTKK; encoded by the exons ATGGCTTCCAGAGGAAAGACagagacaagcagattaaagcaGAACTTAGAAGAACAGTTGGATAGACTAATGCAGCAATTACAGGACCTGGAGGAATGCAG AGAGGAACTTGATACAGATGAATATgaagaaaccaaaaaagaaactCTGGAACAACTAAGTGAATTTAATgattcattaaagaaaattatgtcTGGAAATATGACTTTGGTTGATGAACTAAGTGGAATGCAACTG GCTATCCAGGCAGCTATCAGCCAGGCCTTTAAAACCCCAGAGGTCATCAGATTGTTTGCAAAGAAACAACCAGGTCAGCTTCGGACAAGGTTAGCAGAG ATGGATAGAGATCTCATGGTAGGAAAGCTGGAAAGAGACCTGTATACTCAGCAGAAAGTGGAGATACTAACAGCTCTCAGGAAACTTGGAGAGAAG CTGACTGCAGATGACGAGGCCTTCTTGTCAGCAAACGCAGGTGCTATACTCAGCCAGTTTGAGAAAGTCTCTACAGACCTTG GCTCTGGCGACAAAGTTCTTGCTTTGGCAAGTTTTGaggttgaaaaaacaaaaaaatga